Proteins from a single region of Parasedimentitalea psychrophila:
- a CDS encoding aminopeptidase P family protein: MYQTFDVTARPEQGPPRLQALRVEMTAQHLDGFLVPRADAHQGEYVAPRDERLSWLTGFTGSAGFCAVLQDKAGVFIDGRYRTQVKRQVADAFTPVPWPEVSLAQWLKEQMPEGGRLGFDPWLHAAGQMQTLLKDLWGSGIELVQVDNLVDRIWQDQPDAPLQRVSVHALDHAGESAADKCARLAKTLRKAGQAAAVITLPDSIMWLLNIRGADIPRNPVAQGFAILHDDGRVDLFMDQAKLVGLADHLGSSVTQQAPAGFQTAVAALTGTVAVDETTIPQALADVLGDRLLNAGDPCSLPKARKNTAEIAGSAAAHLRDAGAVVELLAWLQAHAPGSLTEIDVVVKLEDLRRRDQMLRDISFETIAGTGENGAVMHYRVTEDSNSWLQDGDLLVLDSGGQYLDGTTDITRTLPIGAPGEDQRAAFTRVLQGMIAMSRLRWPKGLAGRDIEAVGRVPLWQAGQDFNHGLGHGVGAFLSVHEGPQRLSRASHVPLETGMILSNEPGYYREGAFGIRIENLLVVQPAAELASADPERQMLSWQTLTYVPIDRRLIVAEMLSFDERHWLNSYHQEVAAKIGPLVSAQARAWLEDATAAI; encoded by the coding sequence ATGTATCAGACATTTGATGTGACCGCCCGCCCGGAACAGGGACCGCCGCGACTGCAGGCTCTGCGGGTTGAGATGACAGCGCAACACCTGGATGGGTTTCTGGTGCCGCGCGCCGATGCGCATCAGGGGGAATATGTGGCGCCTCGCGATGAACGGCTGAGCTGGCTCACCGGGTTTACCGGATCGGCCGGCTTCTGCGCGGTTTTGCAAGACAAGGCCGGGGTCTTCATCGACGGGCGCTATCGCACTCAGGTCAAACGGCAGGTGGCGGATGCCTTCACACCGGTGCCCTGGCCTGAAGTCTCGCTGGCGCAGTGGCTGAAAGAGCAGATGCCCGAAGGCGGCCGCCTTGGCTTTGACCCGTGGTTGCACGCGGCGGGGCAAATGCAAACGCTGCTAAAAGACCTTTGGGGCAGTGGCATTGAGCTGGTGCAGGTGGATAATCTGGTGGACCGGATCTGGCAGGATCAGCCTGATGCCCCCCTACAAAGGGTGAGCGTCCACGCGCTGGATCATGCCGGCGAAAGCGCGGCAGACAAATGTGCCCGTCTTGCCAAGACATTGCGCAAGGCCGGTCAGGCGGCGGCGGTGATCACCCTGCCCGACTCGATCATGTGGCTGCTGAATATTCGCGGTGCCGATATCCCGCGCAACCCGGTGGCACAGGGGTTCGCCATTTTGCATGACGATGGGCGCGTCGATCTGTTTATGGATCAGGCAAAGCTGGTTGGTCTGGCCGATCATCTGGGATCCTCGGTGACGCAGCAGGCCCCAGCCGGTTTCCAGACTGCGGTGGCGGCGCTGACCGGCACTGTTGCAGTGGACGAGACCACGATCCCTCAGGCGCTGGCTGATGTTCTGGGCGACCGTCTGTTGAATGCCGGAGACCCCTGCTCGCTACCCAAGGCGCGCAAGAATACCGCCGAGATCGCCGGCAGTGCCGCGGCGCATCTGCGCGATGCCGGCGCGGTTGTTGAACTGCTGGCCTGGCTGCAGGCGCATGCGCCAGGCAGCCTGACCGAGATCGATGTGGTGGTAAAACTGGAAGACCTGCGCCGCCGCGATCAGATGCTGCGCGACATCAGCTTTGAGACCATCGCCGGCACCGGCGAAAATGGTGCCGTCATGCATTACCGGGTCACCGAGGACAGCAACAGCTGGTTGCAGGATGGTGATCTTCTGGTTCTGGACAGTGGCGGTCAGTATCTGGATGGCACCACCGACATCACCCGCACCCTGCCTATTGGAGCGCCCGGCGAGGACCAGCGGGCGGCCTTTACCCGGGTGCTGCAGGGCATGATTGCCATGTCCCGACTGCGCTGGCCCAAGGGGCTGGCGGGACGGGACATCGAGGCCGTCGGCCGGGTGCCGCTGTGGCAGGCGGGGCAGGATTTCAATCACGGGCTGGGCCATGGTGTCGGCGCGTTTCTGAGTGTTCACGAAGGGCCGCAGCGATTGAGCCGGGCCAGTCATGTTCCACTGGAAACCGGTATGATCCTGTCGAATGAACCAGGCTACTACCGCGAGGGCGCCTTTGGCATCAGGATCGAGAACCTGCTGGTGGTGCAGCCCGCTGCTGAATTGGCCAGCGCCGACCCCGAGAGGCAGATGCTGAGCTGGCAGACTTTGACCTATGTACCAATTGACCGGCGGTTGATCGTCGCTGAGATGCTGAGCTTCGACGAACGGCACTGGCTGAACAGCTACCATCAAGAGGTCGCTGCCAAAATCGGCCCCCTCGTCAGTGCGCAGGCGCGCGCCTGGTTAGAGGATGCAACGGCCGCAATTTGA
- a CDS encoding DUF427 domain-containing protein gives MTEIRIRKVSGTWVIRSGGAILGESNNVLELNEGELAPVIYFPRDDIAMALLDQSSKTTHCPHKGDASYFSIVNKSSVTENAVWSYENPIEAVAEIKDHLAFVIGESVKVEQL, from the coding sequence ATGACGGAGATTCGCATTCGCAAGGTCAGCGGCACCTGGGTTATTCGCTCCGGCGGCGCCATTCTGGGAGAAAGCAATAATGTGCTGGAGCTGAACGAAGGCGAACTGGCGCCGGTGATATACTTCCCGCGCGACGATATTGCCATGGCTCTGCTCGACCAAAGCAGCAAGACCACCCATTGCCCGCATAAGGGTGACGCCAGCTATTTCTCGATCGTCAACAAGTCTTCGGTGACCGAGAATGCCGTTTGGAGCTATGAGAATCCAATCGAGGCCGTCGCAGAAATCAAGGACCACCTAGCCTTTGTGATTGGCGAGTCAGTCAAGGTTGAACAGCTGTAG
- a CDS encoding LysR family transcriptional regulator: MRNVDISQVNGRILRIFLAVFDLQSVSKAAHQLDINQSTVSHSIEKLRSILGDGLFVQAGRGIIPSAHAEMMAPKIRQLLADMEALVDLGDYDPLEDDEPFTIAANGSTLACGVTRLRDSIWSHVPGKTVIFRELGSRANAEMLLDNASANIAITVRPSSYPQALKHQLLFTDRMVVYYDASILGPIRTVSDFSSARHATLDFGGRANSELAQTLEKQGLSRKISCMAPNVWLLAEMIRGTDLIATLPSQLAPTVFYGLQSCALPLVQSELNFDLVWHRRYDNSARLKWLRDVIQKSMAAETRSPAAPDRA, encoded by the coding sequence ATGCGCAATGTAGATATATCACAGGTCAATGGTCGCATTTTGCGCATATTTCTCGCAGTCTTTGACTTGCAATCGGTAAGCAAAGCGGCGCACCAGTTGGACATCAACCAATCGACGGTCAGCCACAGCATTGAAAAGCTCCGCTCCATTCTGGGCGATGGCCTGTTTGTTCAGGCCGGGCGTGGCATTATCCCCAGCGCCCATGCCGAAATGATGGCTCCCAAGATCCGTCAATTGCTAGCAGATATGGAGGCGCTGGTCGATCTCGGCGACTATGATCCGTTAGAGGACGATGAGCCGTTTACCATCGCAGCTAACGGCAGCACGCTGGCCTGCGGTGTCACCCGGCTGCGTGACAGCATCTGGAGCCATGTCCCTGGAAAGACGGTGATCTTTCGCGAGTTGGGATCCCGCGCCAATGCCGAAATGCTTCTGGACAACGCCAGTGCAAACATCGCCATAACGGTGCGTCCCTCCTCCTATCCACAGGCCTTGAAACATCAGCTGTTATTCACCGACCGGATGGTGGTGTATTATGATGCCTCGATTTTGGGACCTATTCGGACGGTCTCAGATTTCAGCAGCGCCCGCCACGCCACATTGGATTTTGGTGGCCGAGCAAATAGCGAACTGGCGCAAACCTTGGAAAAGCAGGGACTGAGCCGTAAGATATCCTGCATGGCGCCAAATGTTTGGTTGCTGGCCGAGATGATCCGTGGGACCGATCTAATCGCAACACTGCCGTCACAATTGGCACCGACGGTCTTTTACGGGTTGCAATCCTGCGCCCTGCCTCTTGTACAATCCGAGCTGAACTTTGATCTGGTCTGGCACCGCCGCTACGATAACTCCGCCCGTCTGAAATGGCTGCGCGACGTGATCCAGAAATCCATGGCCGCAGAAACCCGCTCCCCAGCAGCGCCTGACCGTGCCTGA
- a CDS encoding chloride channel protein translates to MADSTRSESLTQRAQLRAAMRDGWRLIRQRGPSQVQFWFIALLIGIAAGFAALFFRMGTAALQAWVYGAEDVHFLHSFVQNLDWYWVLLIPTVGGLIVGLILHHFTPDGRVRSVADVIEGAALGDGRVEVRAGLASALASFLTLSTGGSTGREGPVVHLAAVISTWVSTRIGADGLTGRDLLGCAVAAAVSASFNAPIAGALFALEVVLRHFAVHAFAPIVIASVAGTVINRMAYGDVTEFDLVTPGALQFYVELPAFLLLGMICGLVAVVLMRSIFWADAVGSYMQDRLALPRWLRPMAAGVLLGLIAIWFPHVIGVGYETTVLALTGSLVLGQVILFAMVKTAAVAITMGGRMGGGVFSPSLMIGALTGLAFGLIATSILPDVSGTHTLYAFAGMGAVAAAVLGAPISTTLIVFELTGDWQIGLAVMVAVSMSTALASRLVNRSFFLTQLTKRGIHCAAGPQAYLLATIRVGTMMRPLADPRCAAAEDCAVLVDRGLVLPASASLDAAMPIFDGADVAYLPVISQNGDSSEILGALYHVDALKAYNRALAAAAAEEHR, encoded by the coding sequence ATGGCTGACAGTACCCGTTCAGAATCGTTGACCCAGCGGGCACAGCTTCGGGCTGCGATGCGTGACGGCTGGAGGCTCATTCGCCAGCGCGGCCCCAGCCAGGTGCAGTTCTGGTTCATCGCCCTGCTCATCGGCATTGCCGCCGGATTTGCCGCACTGTTTTTTCGCATGGGCACCGCAGCGCTTCAGGCCTGGGTCTATGGGGCCGAAGATGTGCATTTTTTGCACAGTTTTGTGCAGAATCTTGATTGGTACTGGGTGCTGCTGATTCCTACGGTTGGCGGCCTTATCGTTGGCTTGATCCTGCACCATTTCACGCCGGACGGGCGGGTGCGCTCGGTGGCCGATGTGATCGAGGGGGCAGCGCTGGGGGATGGCCGGGTTGAGGTGCGGGCCGGGTTGGCCTCGGCGCTGGCTTCGTTCCTAACCCTGAGCACCGGCGGCTCCACTGGGCGTGAGGGGCCCGTGGTGCATCTGGCGGCGGTGATTTCGACCTGGGTCAGCACCCGGATCGGCGCCGATGGCCTGACCGGGCGGGATCTTTTGGGCTGTGCGGTGGCGGCGGCGGTCTCGGCCAGTTTCAATGCGCCCATCGCCGGCGCGCTGTTTGCCCTTGAGGTGGTGCTGCGCCATTTTGCGGTGCATGCTTTTGCGCCGATCGTGATTGCCTCGGTGGCCGGCACGGTGATCAACCGGATGGCCTATGGCGATGTGACCGAATTCGACCTGGTCACTCCCGGTGCGCTGCAGTTCTACGTCGAGCTGCCGGCATTTTTGCTGTTGGGAATGATCTGCGGTCTGGTGGCCGTGGTGCTGATGCGGTCGATATTCTGGGCCGACGCGGTTGGCAGCTATATGCAAGATCGGCTTGCCTTGCCGCGCTGGCTGCGGCCGATGGCGGCCGGTGTGCTGTTGGGGCTTATTGCAATCTGGTTTCCGCATGTCATCGGCGTTGGCTATGAGACCACGGTGCTGGCCCTGACCGGCAGTCTGGTTCTGGGGCAGGTGATCCTGTTTGCCATGGTCAAAACGGCCGCGGTAGCGATCACCATGGGTGGCCGCATGGGCGGCGGCGTGTTCTCGCCATCGCTGATGATCGGGGCGCTGACCGGGCTGGCCTTTGGGCTGATCGCCACCTCGATTCTCCCTGATGTCTCGGGCACCCACACGCTCTATGCCTTTGCGGGGATGGGCGCGGTGGCCGCCGCCGTGCTGGGCGCGCCGATTTCCACAACCCTGATTGTGTTTGAGCTGACCGGCGATTGGCAAATTGGCCTGGCTGTGATGGTGGCGGTCTCGATGTCGACCGCGCTGGCCTCGCGGCTGGTCAATCGTTCGTTTTTCCTGACCCAGCTGACCAAGCGAGGCATTCACTGCGCAGCTGGTCCGCAGGCCTATCTGCTGGCGACGATCCGGGTCGGCACGATGATGCGGCCACTGGCGGATCCACGCTGTGCAGCGGCCGAGGACTGTGCGGTGCTGGTCGACCGGGGGCTGGTACTGCCTGCCAGCGCCAGTCTCGATGCTGCGATGCCGATCTTTGATGGCGCTGATGTGGCCTATTTGCCGGTGATTTCACAAAATGGCGACAGCTCTGAAATCTTGGGGGCGCTGTATCATGTCGACGCGCTAAAGGCCTATAACCGGGCGCTGGCTGCCGCCGCTGCGGAAGAGCATCGCTGA